The sequence CCGCGGCGCAGGGCGTGGTCGAGGGCGGCAGGCACCTCGCCGGGGCGCTCGGCGCGGGCCGCGGGGCAGCCGAAGGACTCCGCGAGCCCCGTGAAGTCGACGCCCTCGATGTCCGTACCGGGCACGCGCTCGATACCGATCCGGCGGCCCAGCGCGCGGACGGCCCCGTATCCGCCGTTGTCGAGGAGGACGTAGGTGACGGGCGCCGCGTACCGGGCCGCGCTCCACAGGGCCTGCACGGAGTAGAGCGCCGAGCCGTCGCCGACCACGCACACCACCCGGCGCCCGTCGGCGAGCGCCCGGCCGACCGCGAGGGGCAGGCCCCAGCCGAGCGCTCCGCTGCCCGTCGTGAGGAAGCCGCCGCCCAGGTCGACCGGCACGCGCGCGTGCAGGGCGTCGCGATGACTCGGGGCCTCCTCGACGAGCACCCGGTCGCGCGGCAGCCGCGCGTGCAGCAGATCGAAGACCAGCTCCGGGGTGAGAGGCTCCTCCGCGCCGCCTGCCGGGGGCGCGGGACGAGGCGGAGGCGGCTCGCGGTCCGCTTCCTTCACCAGCTCGGCGAGGTGGGCCAGCGCGGGCCGCAGCGTCGTCACGACGCTGGTGCCGGTGGGCAGCCAGGCGGCCTGCCCCGGATCGCAGTCCAGGTGGAACAGGTCGGTACCCGGCGCCAGGGGCGGCCCGTCGTCCGCCACGTGGTACGTGAACAGCGGCGCGCCCAGAGCCATCACCACGTCGTACGGCGCCAGGCGCGCGGCCAGCGGCCCGGCGACCGGCGGAAGGAAGCCCTGGAACAGCGGGTGCGACTCCGGGAAACCGGAGCGGCCGGACAGCGGGCTGATCCAGACCCCGGCACGCAGCCGCTCCGCCAGCGCCCGGACCTCGTCCAGCGCGTCCTCGTCGTCCACGCCCGGGCCGATCACCAGAGCC is a genomic window of Streptomyces griseochromogenes containing:
- the mdlC gene encoding benzoylformate decarboxylase; this encodes MTATVRDAVVRFLRDTGMTTVFGNPGSTELRMVRDWPDDFTYVLGLQESIAVGMAAGHALGTRNAAFVSLHSAGGVGHALGAVFNAFRDRVPLVVVAGQQARSLIQLRPFLGADEPALFPRPYVKYARQPERAEDVPAVLAEAYRIAMTHPRGPVFVSVPEDDWDRPAEPVVPRTVHSAFTARPEVLAALAARLDSCARPALVIGPGVDDEDALDEVRALAERLRAGVWISPLSGRSGFPESHPLFQGFLPPVAGPLAARLAPYDVVMALGAPLFTYHVADDGPPLAPGTDLFHLDCDPGQAAWLPTGTSVVTTLRPALAHLAELVKEADREPPPPRPAPPAGGAEEPLTPELVFDLLHARLPRDRVLVEEAPSHRDALHARVPVDLGGGFLTTGSGALGWGLPLAVGRALADGRRVVCVVGDGSALYSVQALWSAARYAAPVTYVLLDNGGYGAVRALGRRIGIERVPGTDIEGVDFTGLAESFGCPAARAERPGEVPAALDHALRRGDDSGPFLLQLRVTGSAGTLYEPWAG